The Oncorhynchus mykiss isolate Arlee chromosome 5, USDA_OmykA_1.1, whole genome shotgun sequence DNA window cttttgttgtttttgtcattctGTGTTCAGTTCATTTCATTAAATTGacgatgaacacttaccacgctgcgtgttGGTCCTATGATTCCTATTCCTCATCATCAGACGAGGAGGAGAGCCGTTACAACATCACTATAGACAACTATAGCTTTCACAACGCACAGTGCAGCTTTTACCTAAACTACTTAAGACACACTCATTCAACCAATTATACATTCACATTTACGCCGGCACATATACATTTCACTATTCTGCTtatgtgaaataaacaaaaccGTGCATCAGACGGTGTTTCACCATAGGTCCTTCACTCCTGTTGAGTTCATAAAAGGAAAAGAGCAATGTTTCTTCAGTAGGGAGAGCCAGGCTGGTGTTATAACATATGGTTATGAGTTGACCCGGGTCTGTACTGGGTAAAGATGGTAGCTTATCTCCCTACAGATAGTGCCTGATGATGACACAACGGCAGCAGGTACATGCAGCGTCTGGCACATGAACGTTGATACACTGCCAGAGTGGATACTGACGTCAGTTCACCAGGTAAGGCTTAGTGTTTGTACAGGTGTGTGCTAGTGTTTGATTTGCACTGTGTTCTTTTGTAAATTTTGGATAAAAATTTAAGACAAGCCTATCAGTTATTTCTGTTCTAATGTCCTCTTTCTGCAGGCCCAGTGGACAGTGGGGAAGCTGAACTGTGAGAACTGTGGTGCTCGCCTGGGTGGCTTCAACTTTCTCAACAACACCAAATGCCCATGTGGTCAGGAGTCCACCGTGCACCTTAGCAAGAGTCGGGTTGACCAGGACCACAAACGCTACCTTCATGTGGTCAGACCGCAGACGACGAGAGGTAGGGGAGGACCGGGCTGCCTGAAGGGCGAGCCGGTGGGTTCTCACAGTGAGCAGTACAGGTCAGAGGTCGGGGAGGACTTTCTTGTTGGCTCACAGCTCTGCTGTACTTCTGTGTCCCGCCTTAACGCTGAGAGCCGACCAACCACAACACACCCAGATGCCTTTTTCCAGTTGGCTGACATCAGAGCCACCCAATCAGTTCCATTGAGCTCCCCCAGCATTGTTTCTCATACAAAGTTTGGTGCGAGGGGCAGGTTGGAACCCTCCTGTAGCTCTGGCTCCCAGACTGGCCCTGTTGAAGTGACTGAGGGAGAGGTGAGGACTGGGACAGAGCAGCTGCCCTATTCACCTGTTGTGTCCTACACCCCTCATCTATTTGCAACTAGTATTATTAGGTCACCTACCTGCCTATCACGTCTGACTAGAGAGTCCCCTGGTTCTCGTCTTCTCTCCCTGAGAGGGCCAGGTGTCTCCCACATCCCTGGAGAGCAGGAGgaggccgtggaggaggagagaagaggaacccCCACAGAGCTCCAGGCCCAGCTAGTAGCCAACAATGCTTCTCCAGCCCTACAAAGGTTCAGCAAGAAAGAGAAGAACCGGCTGAAGAGCCAGAGGAGgaaacagaggaagaaagagcgCTGGCTCCACTCCCAGGAACAGGTGAGAATTGGTCATGGCCTCAATTGAGATCGGACGGTTATTtccaggtagagagaaagagacatttgctttggcaatgttaaaatatgtttcccatgccaataaagccattgaATTGAGATAAGTGCCGGTAAGAAAGACATCTGGCTGTAACAGAAATGTCTAATGGAGTTATGCATGGTAAGTCAAACATTCATACAGTTTAGTTTGTCCAGTATTTTAGTTACATTGCATTTTTGTGAGATTATTCTTGACCATTTTGTTGAGCTGACAAGACGACCACAGTGGAGTCCCTGTGGTTGTTAGTCTGACACTGTTTACCACAagcagttacagtggggcaaaaaaacgatttagtcagccaccaattgtgcaagttctcctacttaaaaagatgagaggtctgtaattttcatcataggtacacttcaactatgacagacaaaatgagggaaaaattccagaaaatcacattgtaggatttttaatgaatttatttgcaaattatggtggaaaatgcgtatttggtcaataacaaacaagcaagatttctggctctcacagacctggaacttcttctttaacctttctgatctccccatcccggatccgggatcgtgaatacagactcaagctcattaccataacgcaacgttaactattcatgaaaatcgcaaatgaaataaatatgctagctctcaagcttagccttttgttaacaacactgtcatctcagattttcaaaatatgcttctcaaccattgcaaaacaagcatttgtgtaacagtattgatggctaacgtagcatttagcattagcattcagctggcaacatttacacaaaaaaacagaaaagcattcaaaaaaataatttacctttgaagaacttcagatgttttcaatgaggagactctcagatagcaaatgttcagtttttcctgaaagattatttgtttaggacaaatcgctccgttttctgcgtcacgtttagctatgaaaaaacccctgtatccaggattgtgtaaatctatcagcaagctcattagcataacacaacgttaactatttatgaaaatcgcaaatgaaatgaaataaatatgccatctctcaagcttagccttttgtaaacaacactgtcatctcagattttcaaaatatgcttctcaaccataggaaaacaatcatttgtgtaaaagtagctagctagagttagcatttcgcgttagcatttagcgttagcattagcgttagcatccagcacgcaacattaacaaaaacataaaagccttcaaataaaatcatttacctttgaagaacttctgatgttttcaatgaggatactctcagttagatagcagatgctcagtttttccaaaaagattccttgtgtattagaaatagctccgttttatacatcacatttggctaccaaaaaaaatccgtaaattcagtcctcaaaacgcaaacttttttccaaattaactccataatatcgactgaaaacatggcaaacgttgtttagaatcaatcatcaaggtgtttttcacatatctcttcattgatacatcgttcttggacacatgctttctcccctgaatcaaatggtaaagtagaagcagctggcaattgcgcaccgaattcgacgcaggacaccaggcggacacttggaaaatgtagtctcttatggtcaatcttccaatgatatgcctacaaatacgtcacaatgctgctaagaccttgggcgaacgacagaaagtgtaggctcattcgttgcgcaatcacagccatataaggagagaatggaaaacagagcttcagaaattctgctaattcctgggtgatgcatcatcttggtttcgcctgtagaatgagttctggggcacttacagagtgaatatgcatagtcgagcatcttttcgtgacaaaatatcgcgcttaaaacgggaacgttttttatccaaaaatgaaatagtgcccctagagctctaacaggttaagagtctcctctgtcctccactcgttacctgtattaatggcacctgtttgaacttgttatcagtataaaagacacctgtccacaacctcaaacagtcacactccaaactccactatggccaagaccaaagagctgtcaaaggacaccagaaacaaaattgtagacctgcaccaggctgggaagactgaatctgcaataggtaagcagcttggtttgaagaaatcaactgtgggagcaattattaggaaatggaagacatacaagaccactgataatctccctcgatctggggctccacgcaagatctcaccccgtggggtcaaaatgattacaagaacggtgagcaaaaatcccagaaccacacggggggacctagtgaatgacctgcagagagctgggaccaaagtaacaaagcctaccatcagtaaaacactacgccgccagggactcaaatactgcagtgccagacgtgtccccctgcttaagccagtacatgtccaggcccgtctgaagtttgatagagagcatttggatgatccagaagaagattgggagaatgtcatatggtcagatgaaaccaaaatataactttttggtaaactcaactcgtcgtgtttggaggacaaagaatgctgagttgcatccaaagaacaccatacctactgtgaagcatgggggtagaaacatcatgctttggggctgtttttctgcaaagggaccaggacgactgatccatgtaaaggaaagaatgaatggggccatgtatcgtgagattttgagtgaaaacctccttccatcagcaagggcattgaagatgaaacgtggctgggtctttcagcatgacaatgatccaaaacacaccgcccgggcaatgaaggagtggcttcgtaagaagcatttcaaggtcctggagtggcctagccagtctccagatctcaacaccatagaaaatctttggagggagttgaaagtctgtgttgcccagcaacagccccaaaacatcactgctctagaggagatctgcatggaggaatggaccaaaataccagcaacagtgtgtgaaaaccttgtgaagacttacagaaaacgtttgacctctgtcattgccaacaaagggtatataacaaagtattgagaaacttttgttattgaccaaatacttattttccaccataatttgcaaataaattcattaaaaatcctacaatgtgattttctggattttttttcctcattttgtctgtcatagttggaagtgtacctatgatgaaaattacaggcgcctctcatctttttaagtgggagaacttgcacaattggtggcttactaaatacttttttgccccactgtacatgtatgaCACACATTTCAAATTCCTTCACCTTACTTTGACTGTGTCTGGAAGGGGGGAAGTTATATCTTGCCTTTGATAATGTCGTCGCCCATCAGCtaagcaaacacaaacacagaagaTTAGTGAGTTGGGTGTTGCCTGCCAGGTGGGTGACTACATTTCCCTGTGTTGTCAGCAGTAGCAGAGAGATTGTTGGTTGACAGTGGCCAGTGTGGACCTACAGTGTATACGATTGAGAGACACTTACAGTACTGTGGAGTGTGGACTACAGGTACTGCGCTTGTTCTAGTCTAACTGACCGTAGAAAAGAACAACACCATGGCATTCTCTTGTGGATGAACCCATATTATAGGTTGATTTATGTGGTTTGATAAAGTTGGCTAATCTTGTGCCAAGATGAGTTTAATTGTTTTTGGTTGATAGCTTGTAAACTCAAGCCCTTCCACGAACCACTCTCGTCATGGTTACAGTCGGTCTCTGTTTTATGGGTATCTGAATTGGGGTGACTAGTGCATGTCAGTCAACAAGCCGTCCATTCTCCCCAAACCATAGACTCTATTGCCGGCCAGTATTCTCTCACAATGACACTCGACGGGCTGATTGGAGTCCTCTCATATCATATGTGAGCATCATGAACAAAGAGATGTAAAAAGCAACAAATGGGACAAATGTCCCCTCCTTTTCTGAAATTCAGAAGATGGAAGCACCTGCGAAATCGTGATTTGTCCAAAGGATCAGTGATGACAAATCAAAGTGCCAGAAACAAAGTTCCTCGCTAATCGTTgcatcccacagtctgttgacagacgcTATGATACCATTTATGTTACTTGCgtctgtccacaagagattaGTAGTGTTACTGTTAGATATTATTTTCCATATTGCCTCACTATTATTTTATCTTATTGTATATAGAGTGTGACAGGGCTGCTAACAGACAGTgaggaggtggacagagaggactaCACCTGTGCTGTGTGCCTGGATgtctacttcagtccctatagCTGTCACCCCTGTGGCCACATCTTCTGTGAGCCCTGCCTCCGCACGCTGGCCAAGAACCGGCCAGCCAACACCCCCTGTCCCCTCTGCCGCACCCtcatctcacacacactcttccagAAAGGTGAGTTACGGCATCAATTTATGGTGCATACTCCTCCCAATGGTTCTGTTATTGATAACAAATAGCCGTTTTCTCCATAGCTGTAAATAGTAAGAAGCCCTTTGAGAGTTTTAACTAAATTGTTTAATTGCCTTTTGGTTTCAGAGCTCAACCAAACAGCTAAGACTTTTTTCCCGAAGGTCTACCACTCACGGAAACACAACTTTCAAAAAGCCAACTATGCTAAATTGCCTCTTCCCAACTGCCCAAAACGTTTCCGCATCTTTTGGGGTAAGGTATATTGTGGATGTGTTGCTTGCAGTAGATATCTGATCATCTGTAACTCAGTTTGTCTTATTTTTTGTGCAGTCTTGTAAGCTCTTATGCAACAAACATGTTATTCTCATGTAACTAATGAGTTTCTCACAAAGTGAATGTCTCTTTTAGTTAACTAGCATGCCAAGCTTGAGCAGTCCTAAACAAAAAACCATTATTGTAAATGTGTACACCAGGGACtgtgtctgcctccctctctgacCCCAGTTTTCCTGTTTGTATCCCAGGGTACCAGGGGCAGGTGGCTCCAGGGAGGTGGTGGCACTTTGCCCCAGCAGGCTTCGCCCTGGATGCCCTGGACCTGGCCGACATGCGCGGCTGGTTCTTCGATATTGACCTGGTCATCATCTACATCCACTCTGTCAACTGGATACTGGCCCTGCTGGTTCTTTGCTTTCTGGCATACTTCTTCTTGTCTTGAGTGCTGTTTGTGT harbors:
- the rnf180 gene encoding E3 ubiquitin-protein ligase RNF180, whose translation is MDNPGAVAMLRCRKCRKGFVDTTCLHPIVPDDDTTAAGTCSVWHMNVDTLPEWILTSVHQAQWTVGKLNCENCGARLGGFNFLNNTKCPCGQESTVHLSKSRVDQDHKRYLHVVRPQTTRGRGGPGCLKGEPVGSHSEQYRSEVGEDFLVGSQLCCTSVSRLNAESRPTTTHPDAFFQLADIRATQSVPLSSPSIVSHTKFGARGRLEPSCSSGSQTGPVEVTEGEVRTGTEQLPYSPVVSYTPHLFATSIIRSPTCLSRLTRESPGSRLLSLRGPGVSHIPGEQEEAVEEERRGTPTELQAQLVANNASPALQRFSKKEKNRLKSQRRKQRKKERWLHSQEQSVTGLLTDSEEVDREDYTCAVCLDVYFSPYSCHPCGHIFCEPCLRTLAKNRPANTPCPLCRTLISHTLFQKELNQTAKTFFPKVYHSRKHNFQKANYAKLPLPNCPKRFRIFWGYQGQVAPGRWWHFAPAGFALDALDLADMRGWFFDIDLVIIYIHSVNWILALLVLCFLAYFFLS